TCGGTTGTCATCAATCTATTTTAcagatttcttttcttgtctGCAGAATCTATTAGATGGTCATTTATAGtaaatgttttatttatttggcAGGGAGATAATGGACagatttttgaaaagaaattcTGGAGTGCCTGAACTAATTGACTTAAACAAGCTTCCGAGAGATCCAAGTAAAAGGAAGAGGATGTCAGATTATCACCCCAATCAGCAGGAAGAGATAAGGAGGAAGTACTTATGTTGGGGACCTTTTCAGCCTCGTGATTGTGAGTTTGCATATACCCCATTTGGGAAAAATAAGAAGATGAGGCGCTTCAATCCAGATTGGTATGAGAAGTATGCTAATTGGCTAGAGTACGACCCCAATGAGAAAAaagccttttgtttttgctgctATTTGTTTAGGGACAGCATCAAAGAGAATCACCATGGTCATGATGCATTTGTAGTAGATGGGTTCAACTCATGGAATAAGACAGAGCGATTGGTGACTCATATTGGTGACCGTAATAGTTTTCATAACAGGGCACTCAAAGGTTGTGAGGATCTAATGAAAAAGGATCAGTCAATCCCTGCAGCCTTGCATAAACAGAGCCAAATTGAGAAAAATGAGCATCTCATTCGTTTAAATGCTGCAATTATGTTTCCCGGTACTTGCTGCATCAGGGACAGCCTTTTCGTGGACATGATGAATCAAAGGAGTCTGAAAATAAAGGAAATTATCGAGAGATGATGGATTATACTATCAAACATAATGATGTTATTGCCAAGGCATTTAAGAATGCTCCACATAATAATCAAATGTTGTCTCCATCAATTCAAAAAGATATTACAGAGTGCTTTGCAAGAAAAATATTGGACATTATAAGGGAAGAAATTGGCAATGGTGGTGTGTTCAGCTTGTCGGTTGATGAGTGTCGAGATGTTTCGGACAAAGAAAAAATGGCAACGGTTCTTCGATATGTCAATAAAAATGGAGTATTAAATGAAAGTTTCGTTGGTGTTGCTCATGTAGAGGAGACAACAGCCTCTTATCTCAAGTCTTCCATTGATTTTATACTTGCGAAATTTGGTTTGAGTCTAAACCAAGTGAGAGGCCAAGGTTATGATGGCGCAAGTAACATGTCAGGTGAATTTAATGGTTTGAAAGCTAAAATTTTGAGAGAGAACAGCTCTGCATATTATACACATTGTTTTGCTCATAAGCTTAACCTGGCTGTTGTGGCCATTGCAAAGGAAAAAATTGATGTTGGGAATTTCTTTGATATGATATCACTTTTGTTGATTGTGGTTGGTTCATCTTGCAAAAGAAAGGACATACTTCGAGAGAGTCACCAAGAAGAAGTGAGGAAAGCAATTGGAAGTGGAGAGATTGCTACAGGAACCGGACTGAACCAAGAACTTGCTCTTCAAAGACCAGGTGACACTCGATGGAACTCTCATTATAAAACATTGGTGGGCTTGTCAAAGATGTTTCCTTCAGTTGTTAAAGTTCTAGAATATGTTCAGGAAGATGGCACCGATGGAATTAAGAGACGGCAAACTAATGGCCTATTAAAATATTTTCAGTCATTTGAATTTGTATTCTGTTTAcatatgatgatgatgattttaGCTTTGACAAATGGGCTGTCAAAAACATTACAGAGAAAGGACAAAGACATTTTAAATGCAGTTTCAGATGTGGAATCCACCAAGCGAGAGTTGGAAAAGCTTAGAACTGATGAGGGCTGGGATTCTCTTTTGAACAAGGTATACTGCTTTTGCAATAAGCATGACATTTCCGTGTTGGACATGGAAAAAGAATATGTGAATCCAAGCAAGCCAAGACAAAAGACTGGCATTAACAATGAGCATCACTTTCGTATAGATTGTTACTTTGCTGTTTTGGATCTATTAGGAAAAGAGTTCCATGATAGATTCAATGAGGTGAATTCCGACTTGTTTATATACATATCTACTTTGAGCCCGAGTGATTTATTTAGCTGTTTTGACAAGGAGAAGTTGATGAAATTAGCGACATTTTACCCAAATGATTTTAGTGACGTGGATATGGTGACTCTTGAGCATGAACTGGACCTGTACATAGATAATGTACTCCATGATACACGGTTTGCTATCTTGGAAAGCATAGTTGATTTAGCTAAACTGATGGTGGATACAAGGAAGCATCTTTCCTATTATTTGGTCTACAGGGCTTTGAAACTAGCACTTACTCTTCCTGTTGCCACTGCAACCGTCGAGAGATGTTTTTCAGCTATGAAGATTGTGAAGAATGCTTTGCGGAACAAAATTGGGGATGACTATATGAGCCATAACCTGATTTGCTTTGTAGAAAAGGGTATGCTAGACACAATCACCAATGAAGTGATAGTCGATGAATTCCACAAGATGAAAAATCGTCGTGGGAAGAATGCAGTGTAATGTAGCTTATTCCCTTTCTTTGTTTACTGTCATTAGTAATCTGTTTACATAGCTAGTACTATTTAACTCATATTTTCTCTCCACGGGTAACACTATTACTTGGGAAGCAACTGCAATTTGTCTCTAGTCCGCATTAATTTACAGGATGTCATATTATGCTATCTCAGTGTCATTTTTCTCACTTGTCAATAAAGGTTAGTTCACTTCAGTGATAGTCTGTCTAGACTTTGTGTTATATTTAGGCATTTAATACTACATTAGCATGATTTCCCTAAACATGGGTGCCCCCACTCGATTTTTGTCCTACGTCCGCCCCTGAGGCGGCCCACagtcttttctttctgtacaTGGTTTTGTTCTATCTGTCCGCCATTTCTGAACAAACGCGTTCCACCTGTCTTCAAATGTGTCTTCTGAAGTGGTGTAGTATAAAAGAGACCGGAActcttttcttgatttgaaACTAAGGTGcttcttcatgtttttctCTATGTGCCAAGAACATAGACGGTGCCATACGCCTGTGAGGACGGCCCTAATAGCCCTGATCATAGAAGCGTCACCATCAGTGATCACAGCCTTCGGTTTCTTCTGACACATGGCTCTCAAGAATGTTTGGAGCAGCCATACGTAAGTTTCTTCAGTCTCGTCTGAAACGATGGCGCACCCAAAAACTGTGGTCTTACGGTGATTGTCCAGACCAACAAAGGGAATGAATGGCATGCCATACTGGTTCATCTTGTAGGTATTGTCAAACACGACGACGTTGCCGAAATCCTGATAGTCCTGACGTGACTGCGAATCACACGAGAACATGCTTCGCAGACGTCCCATCTCATCTACCTGgtactcaaaaaaaaatcaggatcATTGTCCCTCCTGGTGAGCATAATGCCGAGTGAGGTGGACGCGTCACCCTTCTTAATcagctttctcttctctctggcaCACATTATACATGTCCCGTCTCACGAATCCCACTTCGCTGTATTTGCTTATGAAGCTACTCATGATCATGTGCTTTCTGACCCCAGCAGCTCCCAATGCTAAAACTTCTGCTTTCTGAAAATCTTTGATTTTCCTATGCAACCGAAGAAATGGGACTTCATCCGCTTTGGCCAATATATGGTTGTGGAGGTCGTCGAACCTTGCAACAACCCAAACCCCACGCTGACGGTCGAGCTTCACAACGAGATGCGCTTTGCAGTTGCATCGAGATTCagcccttagcctttgcgagCGGCCTCCCAGGTTGGCAAAGTACCTCTTATGACGTTTGCCTTCCCTCGAACAGACAAAACGCCTTAAGCGTACTTGTCCGAAAGCATTCTTGGTTCATTTCACCTTGTCTCTTCTTATGCTGAATCCATTTTCTTTAGCATAGTTGTTGTAAAAACTGTAAGCAGCATCTTCCgaataaaaaaacatctcCATTATCTGACGGTATCTACCACGCCGATCCTCGTCAAGTTCAATGTTCATATTAAAATTGCAGTCTCCCGCTTCTTCATCCTGAAGATGGTCTTGCAACTACACAATGTGAAATACATATATAAGTCTCAATATCATTTCATCATGTAACAGATGATCAACGTACCACACTCGTGCATGCCGAGTAGGACCCCGTAATAACCTCCGATTCTTCAGGGTCTTCTTCATGCCCCATGTCAATGTCCGAAtccccaatgtattcatattCATCGCCGGAACCCATCATGGACTGTGAAAAGAAATGAAACCATACGTGTCATAACTTGGCGTCACGTTCCTTGTATTTTTCATCGCTTCAGGTATGAATAGGAAACGAGGTATACAGCTTACATCGCTCATGTAGTCCGAATCAGCAGGATCGGCCTGCTCATGATCAACACCTAATTCGTGCTCAAGCCTCACGTTTCCATCGTCGGTTCCTTCGCCACCAGAGGGCCCGTTCCTAGGACTAGACGACGTAGATTCATTATCCGAACTAGAATCCCCGCCCGCGTATCTGTTGTCATCCTCCATACCTCAGCACTGCACAACCACATGAACTTGCGATGTTATTGATAATGAAAAAGCCAGAATGTATAGGTGGCTACCTGGGTGGCGAAGCTAAACTATAGCGCTAGCTAGGCTAACCTACATGAGGTTGGCGTGGACGCCAATAGCATGAAAGCACGGCATTACCTTCAGACGAACGGAGGAGGCGGGAACCACGACAGGGTTGGTCGAACGAGACCACTCCGTCGATATATGTGTTCGGCCGCCGGAGTTTTCACGGAGATCTGTGTAAAAGGATGGCGAGGTGGCGTCGGGTCTCTTCCGCCGGACAGAATCGCAGATGGGGGCCGCCgcatgattttgttttggaaacCGCCAGCCGAGAATGTATCGCGTGCGCGATTCGTGGCGTTGATCCGGccgtttctgtttttttttcatttccttttcttttctttttcctatttACATTTGCGGGCGGGTTACCTCGACGCCATAGACGAATACGTACGCGACTACGGCGTTATACAAGGCTTGGATATGGGCTTACGGCGGGCTATACCTACAGGGGCCTGACTTAAGTCACGGGACCCTGGAAACCCGATGACTTacgccggggggggggggggggtcgtATCGAATTACGCCTCATCACTTTATTCTAAATAAGTCGGAATCATGCATACTCTAGATCAATGCACAAAATTTGAGTGGGTAATTCATGTGGGATCCCTACCATTAATTCTCTGAGCGAAAACAACAACACTATAGCCTTATCCCCCTCTGCTCGACTCGGTGCAATGGAACCCTAGACACCGATAGGATCTCCTCCCAACCAATCCCCCGCCTTCGCCGGAGGATGCCACAGTGCAAAGCCCGCACAGcaaatggtggtggtggggcaGGCTCTTCTCGGTGCTGGTGTGGCCTGGCCTCACCAGCGACAACCAGACTTCCTATGGCCGTTGTGTGATGGATTGTGGCACGTGCTCTACGTGGATCCCGGCCCGGCCGGCTGTCCACACGGCAGGCGAGGTGGGCTGTACGACTGCAGATCTGGCAAGCGGTGGCTGTGCGGATGCGGTGAGCGACAACCTGCGTGGTTGTGGTGGGTTTTGGGTGGTGGACCTGGATTCTGCGGCTGTGacgtttttatttattttaaaccaTCTTTATCGAGTGTGGTGGATATACCGTCTTCTATCGTttcgttattttttttaccgagAGTCTCTCTTTATGGAGTGTTGCAAAGGAAACACTCGCGGCAAATGATCTTTTATTAACCAAATCGAGTGTATTTTGCAGAGTGTTAGGCACGGTGAAGCGAGTGTTTTGGGCCCTCTCGGCAAGATTGCAAGTGGATCAGTTGCGCCTATAACCTAACAAACCTACGTGTGTACAATACGTACGCACGTACGAGAGCCTAGCTACTAGCAACATGATGTGTAGTAACCCTAGCTAGGTTGTACAGAGATGCTTCCGTAGAGataactagctagctactagcCTATAGGATGTTACGTCCATCCCTGCAAGCAAATTAATGGCCGTGCGTGGCAGCAAAATAAATGCATGATTGCTTAATTTCTGTATATGTAACTCTTTGATCGCATGCCCTAGCTACCGCACATAAACCCTGTTCCAGGACGGCATTCCCTTCCCCATGGTCAAAGGACGACACTCTAGGTACGTAGGATCGATATAGGTTTGAAGCTAGGAGGAGAGGCACATCTCAAAGCGTCAATGGATGGAGATGTTTCATATATGTGCCTCTGTACACGGGGATGGGGATCATTATTTTAGTTCATTCCGCACGCGTGCACCATGACAAGAGAAGGAAGCATGGTCatgcatgtgatgtgataTATTCTGATTGTAATATGAAATGTGTTTTATTTCGTCGACTTATGCGTTGCATGACTCTTTTTATTTGCACTCTGTTTTATGGAGACTTAGTAAGAGAAATTTTAAGACGCTATGTTATTAAACCTTACTATATGAGAACAAGATTAAAGTTTAACCTGCTGACTGGCCGTAAGCTTTGTCATATCATTTTTAATTAATACAATAGTTAGCATTTATAATAAATTGGTTATAAGAATACACTATTTTATTAGGCTCACATTACAGTCTCACAAAGTGGCTAGTGACTACTACTCtaacttttcttctttttcatcttctctttcctccaaCTAAACACCAATATAGTATTTAAATTCTTCTGACCAGCCTATAGCCCATTGTTATTCCTGCTCTGAGGTCACGTAGTACATGATCAGCAGGACATGCGCggtgagctagctagctctataCATTTACAGTACTAGCTAGAAAGCCAGGCCGTAGGATCATTCAAGCTGGCAGCTGAGGCGGTCGACAGTGGGCCCCGGTCTGCATACACTCACACAGGATCAGATGGGCAAGCTTTGAATGATCCGCGCCGGAAAGTGATTGAAACAAACTTAACCGCCTTCTCATTCACCAATGTCGTGTCGTTGCGTGGATATACTGTAGGCACCCGATAAACATCATCACGTGCGGAAGCCGAAAATGTTTTATCATGTATGTGGCCGGGCAGCCCATCTCCATTCAGTTTTGGATCATCCAACGAATTAATGATCTTTTACAATCGGTACACGCCAGTTTCCTTTCGGCCCTTTAGACAGACGACAGTGCTTTACTCTAGTTTCTTGTATTCCTACCGAAATTAGCTAGCTTTATGCATGTGGTCtcagacagagagagagagagagcgatCCGTACATAGGCAATCATTCTATGAGCGAGTAGGGCACAATCAGGGATGGGGAGGACTGCACTTGACGGCTAGACGACTGCCATTGATCATCTATGTATATTCAATGTTCCAAGTTCTCTGTGAAGCTGAATCGATCGGTCCATGCATGACAGAATCGAAGAAATCATGCACATCTATCTGCGTAGACCACCTGCTTATCCTTATGTGGTTGATTGATGAATCTTATCGCTTTTCGAGTCAGTTGTAGTGATCGAGTGCGCGCAGCTGAATAAAAGAGTTTGCCATATTTGAAAAATCGACCAGCATGCATATTTTTTGTATGCATGTGCCTGTATAGTCGTACATGCTTTGCATCCATGTGCAAGTCTTATTTCGTAGCTACTGTATATTCTGCTAGCTATTTTGACTGAAATTTCCATTTGCATGTTTCTACAACTTCCACCAATGAAGCAATGCACACAAGTTGGGTTGGtacatactctctccgtttctaaaaAAAGCAGTTCTATATAtgtttgtcctaagtcaaatgAGTAccctatgaaaatatatataacaacagatttaataaaacgAATTAATTTGGGAT
This is a stretch of genomic DNA from Brachypodium distachyon strain Bd21 chromosome 1, Brachypodium_distachyon_v3.0, whole genome shotgun sequence. It encodes these proteins:
- the LOC100824257 gene encoding uncharacterized protein LOC100824257; its protein translation is MSGEFNGLKAKILRENSSAYYTHCFAHKLNLAVVAIAKEKIDVGNFFDMISLLLIVVGSSCKRKDILRESHQEEVRKAIGSGEIATGTGLNQELALQRPALTNGLSKTLQRKDKDILNAVSDVESTKRELEKLRTDEGWDSLLNKEKSSMIDSMSDVDMVTLEHELDLYIDNVLHDTRFAILESIVDLAKLMVDTRKHLSYYLVYRALKLALTLPVATATVERCFSAMKIVKNALRNKIGDDYMSHNLICFVEKGMLDTITNEVIVDEFHKMKNRRGKNAV